A genomic window from Candidatus Methylomirabilis sp. includes:
- a CDS encoding type 1 glutamine amidotransferase domain-containing protein — protein sequence MSLKGKRVAILAENIYQEMELWVPYYRLKEEGATVKVIGTGSAKSYTSKHGYPVPVDAAADEVKAKEFDAVIIPGGYAPDLMRRSTAMVGLVREAFQQGKVVAAICHAGWMLCSAGVLKGKTATCFHAIKDDMVNAGARYVDEEVVVDGNLITSRKPDDLPAFCREIVKALEKAA from the coding sequence CCTGGCCGAGAACATCTACCAGGAGATGGAGCTGTGGGTCCCCTACTACCGCCTGAAGGAGGAGGGGGCCACGGTGAAGGTCATCGGGACGGGATCGGCGAAAAGCTACACCAGCAAGCACGGCTACCCGGTCCCGGTGGATGCGGCGGCCGATGAGGTGAAGGCCAAGGAGTTCGACGCCGTCATCATCCCCGGCGGGTACGCCCCGGACCTGATGCGCCGCTCCACGGCCATGGTGGGGCTGGTCCGGGAGGCCTTCCAGCAGGGGAAGGTGGTGGCGGCGATCTGCCACGCCGGCTGGATGCTCTGCTCGGCCGGCGTCCTGAAGGGGAAGACGGCGACCTGCTTCCACGCCATCAAGGACGACATGGTCAACGCCGGGGCCCGGTACGTGGACGAGGAGGTGGTGGTGGACGGCAACCTCATCACCTCCCGGAAGCCGGACGACCTGCCCGCCTTCTGCCGGGAGATCGTGAAGGCCCTGGAGAAGGCCGCCTAG